In the genome of Triticum urartu cultivar G1812 chromosome 5, Tu2.1, whole genome shotgun sequence, one region contains:
- the LOC125555620 gene encoding uncharacterized protein LOC125555620 has product MEMGRSLWLALLVPAIMVSFYGEAAMADAQTSTAGGSPPDTNVLCVSKCGTCPTVCTTPPPPAAGSDGSGYSSPSPPRSMTTQPSPPAVPQPQAKGGKPSGYYYFFTAGSGRSCAASSARYTLLLLALLPVVAV; this is encoded by the coding sequence ATGGAGATGGGACGGTCACTATGGCTCGCGCTGCTGGTCCCTGCGATCATGGTGTCCTTCTACGGCGAGGCTGCCATGGCGGACGCCCAGACATCGACGGCGGGAGGGTCACCGCCGGACACGAACGTGCTGTGCGTCAGCAAGTGCGGGACGTGCCCGACGGTGTGtaccacgccgccgccgccggcggcgggCAGCGACGGCAGTGGCTACTCCTCGCCGTCGCCTCCGCGCTCTATGACGACTCAGCCATCTCCGCCGGCCGTGCCGCAGCCGCAGGCCAAGGGAGGGAAGCCCAGCGGCTACTACTACTTCTTCACCGCCGGGAGCGGCCGGAGCTGCGCCGCCTCGAGCGCTCGTTACACGCTGCTGCTCCTGGCGCTTCTTCCCGTCGTCGCTGTTTAG